Proteins found in one Gemmatimonadaceae bacterium genomic segment:
- a CDS encoding methyltransferase, translated as MLTSPLPLALVLAALAYLGATGNLFSAAPAAIAAQVAAAALSLWARRSFQQGTFRVCAAPGGAVIRRGPYRFMRHPMYTAMLLFSWTAVLSHWSGTSASVGVAITAVIIARIVAEERLLRAQLPGYVEYAREVKAVVPYLI; from the coding sequence ATGCTCACTTCTCCATTGCCGCTCGCATTGGTCCTGGCGGCACTGGCCTACCTGGGGGCGACGGGCAACCTGTTCTCCGCCGCGCCTGCCGCCATCGCGGCGCAGGTGGCGGCCGCCGCCCTCAGTCTCTGGGCACGACGATCATTTCAGCAGGGCACGTTCCGCGTGTGCGCCGCTCCCGGCGGCGCGGTGATTCGCCGCGGACCGTATCGATTCATGCGGCACCCGATGTACACGGCGATGCTGCTCTTCTCCTGGACCGCCGTGCTGAGTCACTGGTCGGGCACTTCGGCGAGCGTCGGCGTCGCCATCACCGCCGTGATCATCGCCAGGATCGTCGCCGAGGAGCGGCTGCTGCGCGCGCAACTCCCCGGGTATGTCGAGTACGCGCGCGAAGTGAAAGCCGTCGTACCTTACCTGATCTAG
- a CDS encoding permease prefix domain 1-containing protein, whose amino-acid sequence MLEELIKEWRSYVSRGRAIDAADVNELEDHLRSQVADLQASGLSEEEAFLIGVNRLGRLDGIAREFAREHSERLWKRLVVADAATGGTDWRREVGVAIGCAVGAAVAVKLPAFFGLSMHDKAAESFYLRNLSLFVLPFLTAFFVWKRGVDTKTRVGLAAFFAVGALLMNLLPFTPLGDTERLAALHLPMALWLTAGVAYAGGAWRSHDQRMNYVRFTGEWFIYFVLIALGGGVLMGTTMFIFQAIGLNPEHFMQNWILPCGAAGAVVIAGMLVEAKQSVIENMAPVLTYIFTPLFTGLLLVFLGTTLVTGSGVDMKRETLIGFDLLLVLVVGMLLYAISARDPQKPAGFFDVLQFALVICALLVDAMALSAIVARISAFGFSPNKVAALGENIILVVNLGWSAVLYGKFLTRRAGFAPLERWQTAYLPVYAAWAWIVVAVFPVVFGFR is encoded by the coding sequence GTGCTGGAAGAACTGATCAAGGAATGGCGGTCGTACGTGAGTCGCGGGCGGGCCATTGACGCCGCGGACGTGAACGAGCTCGAGGACCACCTGCGCAGCCAGGTGGCCGATCTCCAGGCCTCGGGGCTGTCCGAGGAGGAGGCCTTCCTGATCGGCGTGAACCGGCTCGGCCGCCTTGACGGCATCGCCCGCGAGTTCGCGCGCGAGCACTCGGAGCGTCTCTGGAAACGGCTCGTCGTGGCGGACGCCGCCACCGGCGGCACGGACTGGCGGCGCGAGGTCGGCGTGGCCATCGGGTGCGCCGTGGGGGCCGCGGTGGCGGTGAAGCTCCCGGCGTTCTTCGGCCTGTCCATGCACGACAAGGCCGCGGAGTCGTTCTACCTGCGCAACCTCAGCCTGTTCGTGCTCCCGTTCCTCACCGCCTTCTTCGTGTGGAAGCGCGGCGTCGACACCAAGACGCGCGTCGGGCTCGCCGCCTTCTTCGCGGTGGGCGCGCTGCTGATGAACCTCCTCCCGTTCACGCCGCTCGGCGACACCGAACGGCTGGCGGCGCTGCACCTGCCGATGGCGCTCTGGCTCACGGCCGGCGTCGCGTATGCCGGCGGCGCGTGGCGCAGCCACGACCAGCGCATGAACTACGTCCGCTTCACCGGCGAGTGGTTCATCTACTTCGTGCTCATCGCGCTCGGCGGCGGCGTGCTGATGGGGACGACGATGTTCATCTTCCAGGCCATCGGGCTCAATCCAGAGCACTTCATGCAGAACTGGATTCTCCCGTGCGGCGCGGCGGGGGCGGTGGTGATTGCCGGCATGCTGGTGGAGGCCAAGCAGAGCGTCATCGAGAACATGGCGCCGGTGCTGACGTACATCTTCACGCCGCTCTTCACGGGCCTGCTCCTCGTCTTCCTCGGCACCACGCTGGTGACCGGGAGCGGCGTGGACATGAAGCGCGAGACGCTCATCGGCTTCGACCTGCTGCTGGTGCTCGTGGTCGGGATGCTCCTGTACGCCATCTCGGCGCGCGATCCGCAGAAGCCGGCCGGCTTCTTCGACGTCCTGCAGTTCGCGCTGGTCATCTGCGCCCTGCTGGTGGATGCGATGGCCCTGTCGGCCATCGTGGCGCGCATCTCCGCGTTCGGCTTCAGCCCCAACAAGGTGGCGGCGCTCGGCGAGAACATCATTCTCGTGGTGAACCTTGGCTGGTCGGCCGTGCTCTACGGCAAGTTCCTCACTCGACGCGCGGGCTTTGCGCCGCTCGAGCGGTGGCAAACCGCGTACCTCCCCGTCTACGCCGCGTGGGCGTGGATCGTGGTGGCGGTCTTCCCGGTGGTTTTCGGGTTCCGATAG
- a CDS encoding helix-turn-helix transcriptional regulator produces MAIGKDLVAASATPLVLSILAEGESYGYAIIRRVGELSGGEMQWTDGMLYPVLHRLERDALVKSSWGESETGRRRKYYQLTKAGAEELEQQKRQWQIVNKALRATPFNSK; encoded by the coding sequence ATGGCTATCGGCAAGGATCTCGTCGCCGCGTCGGCTACACCGCTGGTGCTCTCCATCCTCGCCGAGGGGGAGAGCTACGGGTACGCCATCATCCGGCGCGTCGGTGAGTTGTCGGGCGGCGAGATGCAATGGACCGACGGCATGCTGTACCCCGTCCTGCATCGCCTCGAGCGCGACGCGCTCGTGAAGTCGAGCTGGGGCGAATCGGAGACGGGTCGGCGACGGAAGTACTACCAGTTGACCAAGGCGGGCGCCGAGGAACTGGAGCAGCAGAAGCGGCAGTGGCAGATCGTCAACAAGGCACTGCGTGCGACCCCGTTCAACTCGAAGTAG
- a CDS encoding (4Fe-4S)-binding protein: protein MGKRLQTYEAEGITVTFDPAVCVHSGVCLRGLPLVFDVRRKRWIHAEAASPEEIAAQVDRCPSGALQYQRTSTGRHE from the coding sequence ATGGGCAAGCGACTGCAAACCTATGAAGCCGAGGGCATCACCGTCACGTTCGATCCCGCGGTCTGCGTGCACTCGGGGGTCTGCTTGCGCGGGTTGCCGCTCGTCTTCGACGTGCGCCGCAAACGCTGGATTCACGCCGAGGCCGCCTCTCCGGAGGAGATCGCCGCCCAGGTGGACCGCTGCCCGTCGGGCGCGCTGCAGTATCAACGGACATCGACCGGTCGCCACGAATGA
- a CDS encoding (2Fe-2S)-binding protein gives MTDRGTKGPDDPKRVSRRGFLTTVSSTAAAAAVAGAAIPVAAEPAPRDESEPTRIVLNVNGRKYRLGVEPRETLISVLRERLGLIGAKPGCERGECGACTVLLDGTTRYSCMTLAVEAQDKVITTVEGLAQGEELSDVQKAFVHEDGYQCGFCTPGQVMAAEGLLRRNPNPSIDEIRLGMSGNLCRCGAYGHIFKAVQRAASTRKSGGAQ, from the coding sequence ATGACCGATCGCGGCACCAAGGGGCCTGACGATCCAAAACGCGTCAGCCGACGCGGATTCCTCACGACGGTATCGAGCACCGCGGCGGCGGCGGCCGTCGCCGGCGCCGCCATTCCCGTCGCCGCCGAGCCGGCGCCGCGCGACGAGTCGGAGCCGACGCGCATCGTCCTCAACGTCAACGGACGGAAATACCGCCTGGGTGTCGAACCGCGCGAGACGCTGATCTCGGTGCTGCGCGAGCGGCTCGGCCTGATCGGCGCCAAGCCGGGCTGCGAACGCGGCGAATGCGGCGCCTGCACGGTGCTGCTCGACGGCACCACGCGGTACTCCTGCATGACGCTTGCGGTCGAGGCGCAGGACAAGGTCATCACGACGGTGGAAGGGCTCGCCCAGGGTGAAGAGCTGAGCGACGTGCAAAAGGCCTTCGTCCACGAAGACGGCTATCAGTGCGGCTTCTGCACGCCCGGGCAGGTGATGGCGGCGGAAGGGCTGCTCCGCCGGAACCCCAACCCGTCCATCGACGAGATCCGGCTGGGGATGAGCGGCAACCTGTGCCGGTGCGGCGCCTACGGTCACATCTTCAAGGCGGTGCAGCGGGCCGCGTCCACTCGCAAGAGCGGAGGTGCCCAATGA